CTTTTGAATGATGTCCCCCTCTCTGACAAACTCTTTCCACCGGTTCCAGCGCTCCGCCGGGTGCCCCCAGTGCCATTCCACTACCAGAAAGTTCGGGCAGCAGGCCATGACGTGGGCCGTCGCCATGGCGCCGATCGGAGACGCCTGGGAGTGCGGCGCAATCGGCGTGTAGTAGGTGTGCGCCATATCCGCGATCTTGCGGGCCTCGAGCAGGCCGCCGCACTTCTGAACGTCGGGCATGATGATGTCCACGGCCTGCTTTTCGAGATACTCCCTGAAGCCCCACCGCATATAGATGTTTTCGCCGCAGCAGATCGGCGTATGGGTCGACTGACGGACGTCGCGCATGGCATCGATGTTCTCGGCCGGAACCGGCTCTTCAAGCCACACCAGCCGGAAGGGCTCCAGTTCCCTGGCCACACGCTTGGCCGTGCCCAAGTCGTACCGGCCGTGCATATCCACCGCCAATTCGATCGCCTTCGGCAGCGATTCCCGCATGAACGCCACCTTGTCCACCATGTGGTCGATCTCGGCGTTGTTGGCAGTCCAGTTCACACGGTCGAACCGCGCCGGGTCGGCCGCGTTATCGATGTCGATCTTGGCCATGGTGAAGCCGTTGTCGATGATCTGCTGGATGAACATCCTGGCCTGAGGGTCGTTGCGGTTGTTGACGCCGGAATCGCAATAGACGCGGATGCGGTCCCGCACCTTGCCGCCCATCAATTGATAGATCGGCAGTCCCAGAGACTTTCCCGCGAGGTCCCATAGCGCAATCTCCACCGCGGTCAACGCCGCCGTGAACTGGCCCGCCTGCGCGCCGGCGAAGGTGCCGCCGGTCCGGATGCGTTCCCAAATCGCTTCGATGTTCAAGGGACTCTGGCCGATCAGGGAACGACGAAAGCCCGCGATGATGCCCGCCGCGCCGCTGACCGCGTCAACCCCTTCTCCCTCCCCGACGAGGTCCTGATCCGTGTAGATTCGAACGTGGAAGCCCGGGAGATTCGCTGTCTTCACGTCGGTGATTTTCAGCTTGGGCCGTTGATACTGCGTGGCGGTTTCCTGCACGGCGGCGGAAAGCCCGCGCAGGCTGAAGGCGCCGGCCAGGGCCGCGCCAGCGCTTCGGAACAACGATCTACGATTGAGCAGACTCATCGACCGTTCTCTCCTTGGAATAAGACCCGTCGAACGAACCATTGTCCATGAGGTGTTGTGATATTACTGCTTAATCACCGTGCCGTCGAGGCGGCGGATGACGCCCCAGCCGCCATTCAGGCCGCCACGGGCGGCGTCAGACCGGAAAGGATATTTTGCCGCCAGTTTCTCATCAACTTCGATTCCCCAGCCCGGTGAATCGTTGGCGTAGAGGTATCCATCTTTGAAAGTCTCGCAACCTTTGAAGATTTCCGCTTCCACACCGCGTATTACACCACCTTCCTGGACACCGAAATTCGGGCTGGCCAGGTCCAGGTGCAGGTTGCACATGTGGCCGATTGGGGAGACATCCCCGGGCCCATGCCACGCTGTTTTCACTCCGAAGAGTTCGGCAAGTTGCGCGATCTTGCGGCAAGGTGTCAGTCCGCCCGCCTGGGAAATATGAATGCGGATATAGTCGATCATTCTTTCGGAGATGAGCGGCACCCATTCATGCGGGCTGTTGAACAGTTCTCCCATGGCCAGCGGCGTGTTGCACTGCTGGCGGATCTGCCGGAAGTAGGCGATGTCCTCAGGCGAGAGCGCGTCTTCCAGGAAGAAGAGCTTCACCGGTTCCACATCTTTGGCGAATTGAACCGCCTGCCGCGGCGACACGCGTTCATGAATGTCGTGCAGCAGTTCGATGTCGTCACCAAGCTGCTTACGGCATTCTTCCAACATCTTCAACGCCCGCCGGATGTATGGGCCGGGCTCGAAGACCGGATCATTATGAAGAGCCTGCGCTTTCGGCGCCGAAGCCGGCCCGGACCCAGCCCCGTAGCCGGACATGCCGGGCACGCTGATCTGCAGGCGGATGTAGCGGTACCCTTGGGCCATCGCTTTCCTGGCGCCGTCGATGATCTGCGATACATCATTGCCGCCGATGCTCGTGTAGCTCGCCGCCGCTTCGCGGCATTTGCCGCCCAGGAGCTGGTACACAGGCATGCCCGCCTGGCGTCCCTTGATGTCCCAGAGCGCCTGGTCCACGCCGCTGATCGCATTGTTGAGCACAGGGCCATTGCGCCAATAGGACGAGTTGTAGCACATTTGCCAGGTGTCCTCGACGCGGTCGGCCGGCTTGCCGATCAGCAGCGGCCGCAGATATTTCTCCACGGCGGGCACCACCAGGTCGGCGCGCTGTGTGAACGTGGCGCACCCGTACCCGTACAGCCCGTCCTGGTCGGTTGTAACCTTGACTACGATGAGCCGCACACCGCCGGGCTGCGTGGTGATCACGGATATATCCCTGATCTTTGGGGAAGGCATTCCACGGACAGCCTGGACCGGCTTCTCCTGCGCCATCGCTTCGGCGGACGATATCCATCCACCCACGCCGCCAATCGCGGCCATTTCCAATATCTCCCGTCGCTTCATACCGCCTCCTTATTCCGCTTCGTCTGATACCGATTCCGATGACGATTCGAATGGCACTAAGTTAGGGCGCACATCTCGTGGTCGTGGACGTGGTCGTAGCCGTGGACGACTGAGCTCCCGTGTTTGCCACGATTGGAGTTCTGTCGGATCGTTTGTTCGTGCTTTTCGTCCACGACCACGACCACGCCCAAGACCACGTCCATGTCATGAGCGTCAGTTCCTTAACTTAGTGCGATTCCGTTACCAATTCCGAAACGGTCAAATCAGCTCCACAAGCTGTCATTCGAGCGTTCCCGGTCCCATTCCGTCGTGAGCTCGAAATATCCGGGCTCTTGGAGATGCTGTCGTATCACCTCGTCGTTGAGCGAGGCAATGCCCAGACCAGGCCCCTCTGGGACGGCAATGTAGCCTTTGTTGACGATCGGCTTTTCAATGCCGTTCACTATATCTCCCCACCAGGGGACGTCCACGGAATGGTTTTCCATGACCAGGAAGTTTTCCATCGCCGCGGCGCAGTGGACGGCTGCCATGCAGGCGATTGGCGTCCCCGCCATGTGCAGTACCATTGGAACTCCGAGCTCCTCGCAGGCGTCGCCGATCTTCTTGGTCTCGAGGATCCCGCCGGCAGTCATCAGGTCGGGCTGAAGCATGTCCACGGCGTGGTTCTTTGCCAGCTCGACGAACCCTTCTTTGAGGTAGATGTCTTCGCCCGTTAAGGTCGGCACATCAATCGCATCGGTGATTTTTTTCCAGAGCTCGGTGTTTTGCCAGGGGATCATGTCTTCGAGCCACGCCATGTTGTACGTCTCCAGCGCTTTGCCCAGCTTGATGCAAGCGTTGACGCCGATGTGGCCGAAGTGGTCCGCGGCCAGAGGTATTTCCATGCCGATGACTTCACGCACCTGGGCCACGTAGTCGGCCAGAGTTTCGATCCCTTTCGGGGTGATGTCGATGGCAGTGAACATGTGCTCGGTGAGGTTCACTTCGGCGTCCGTCTGGCCCAACGGGCGTGTGACGGCTCCGGCAATCCCTTGGAGCAGGTTGATGCCGAGGTCCATCTTCAGCATGGTGAATCCCTGGTTCATCCGCGCTTTGAGGCGCTGTGCGAAGACCTTGGGATCGCGGGAGCTGTCTGTGTCGGCATAACAGCGGATCCGGTTGCGGAATTTGCCTCCCAACATCTGGTACACGGGCACGCCGTAGGCTTTCCCGGCAAGATCCCATAGTGCCGTTTCGACACCTGAAACACCGCCCCCCTGGCGGGCGTGAAAACCGAATTGCTTGATCTTGCGGAAGGTCTTGTCGATGTTGCACGGATTCTCGCCGAGAAGCCGGCTCTTCAGGATCAGGGCGTATGTCTTGCTGGCGCCGTCACGCACCTCGCCGAATCCGGAGATGCCCTGGTTGGTGTCGATCCGGATGATCGGGCAGGTCATCGGCGCCCGTGCGACGACAGCCACACGAAGATCGGTAATTCTCAACTCCGAGGGTTTGGAAGCCGTTTTCGTGAACTGAAGAACGGAGTCGAATTCGCCATCTGCCAGGGATGCGCTCGTGAATGCGGCCGCACTCGTCTGGAGAACCTCACGCCTCCCCATCAGCCTTCCCACGGATTCTTTCATCATCCAGGAGTCCTCCTTCATTCAAAAAACACCATTCACACGTGGGCGGGGACCATCCCGCCCGCCGGTTCAGTGATCAAGTACGACTTTGGAGTCAACCGCTGTCCGATGCGGGCGAGACGCCCGCGGTCCCAGTTCCGCCTATTTCTTGCCGGCTCGCCGCTGTCTGCGGATGGTGGCGAAGTCGAACATCACTTGCTTGACGGGAGTGCCGACAACTTCTATGCGCTTCAGGTCGCGCGTGCCTAGGCCCATTTCTTCCGCCAGGCGCAGGGTGCTGTCGCAGGTCTCGAATGGCGGAGTGCCGCGGTCGGCCATCGGGTCGAAGTTCATGATAGCCATGCACACGGCATCGGTGGTCACCGGGTTTTTCCCGGCCACAATCACATCGGGATTCACAATTGTGAGCGCTCCTCGAACCCATGGTCCTTCGCCGCCGGTTATCGTCCTGATCCCTTCCACGATGGCAAGGTCGATGGGGCGGGCCGCAACCAGGTCCACAACCGCGCGGGGCACGCGATAGCCTCCATCCCGTGGAGATTTAGGATCTTTTTCGGCAGGCGCCGGCTTGGCCGGCTGTTGGGCGCCCGTGTGGATCAGTTGGCGCGACGATCGCGGGTTCTCATCCGGCTCTTCTTTTCCACCACCGGATCCATAGATTGAGGCCGGCGTGATCCCGAAGTTGTTTTTCATCGAAAGTGTCACGCCCGCCGTGGCATGCTCCTTCATCTTGGCCACGCTGACGTAGGCGTCGCAGTCTTCATACGAGTGGTTCAGATCATAGGCCGGAAACAGATAACCGCCGAACGGCACCTTCAGCCGCGAATACTTTTTGCCGTTTCCGAGGAAATTCGTGTTTTCAAATTCGACGTTGGCCGCGGCGCCCAGGATGTCGCGCGGGTTCCAGCCACCCCGGGAGACGTATTCTTCAACAGGACCCGCCGTGGACATCGGACTTTCCAAGATCCGGATGCGGCGAGCACCCGCCTGGCCGATCAGATGCACGGCCGCGGCAATCACCTGAGGATGCGTGTAGTGCGTATCTTCCAGCGGCTGGCCATTGAGCCGGTTGTCCGGCCCGCCGGTAAGATTGACCTTGACGGCTACTGTTTTTCCCTTGGCGACGCGCCCGAGGCCGCCGATCCGATCGAACATTTTCGCCATTACCACCAGAAGCTCCGCGGAATCGTACGTCATGCACTTTGCGACCGCGACCGGAGCCGTGGGTGCGGTGACCGTCCAGATCGAGGGCACTCCGGCCAGGTAAGCGCCCGCCACTGCCGAACTTGTGCGAATCAACCATTCCCTGCGCGTTTGAAGCTGGTACATATAAGTGCTCCTATTGAGAGAGCGATGTGGATGCCGCTTCCATGTAGTGCACCAATCTCTACCGCACCGAGACGATCGCCGCCTGCAGCATCGCCCGGGTGTATGCCACGTTGAAGACGTCGCCGGCGTAGCCGCCGCCGCCCGGATATCCGCGCAGTCCTCCTGATGGCTTCGCAACCTCGCGGTCGTAGTCCAGCGCTCGCGGGTGCTCGGGATATATGGCCAGGCCGTAGCGGTTCCGGACGACTTCTTTCATAACGGCAAACATGTCAACTTCGCCCTCGTCGATGAAAACCTCTTCGTATTTCTCGCGCGGGACATGCACGCGCACGTTCCGGAAATGCATGTGGTTGATGCGATCCCGGGTGGCAAAGTAACGACACACGGAAACAGCATCGCCGCCGATCTCGCGCGTCACACCGCAGTCAAACGTGATGCCGTTGGCCGGGCTCTTCACCGTCTCTATCAGGCGTTTCCACCCTTCGATAGTCCCCATGATCTGTTCCGACCCCCGGCTGAGGGGCGCCGGCGGATCGTTCGGATGCAACGCAAGCCGGACGCCGGATTTCTCGGCGACAGGAATCACGGCCTTGAGAAAGTACGTGATGTTTTCCCACATTTCTTCGAGCTTGCGGGCGCCTTCCTCGGGGAGGGGCGGCAAATCTTTCATTTTGTCGTAGTCAAAACCGGTATAGCCGGCGCCGGCCCTGCCAGTGACCTCGAAATATCCTTCCATGGCCCGGTGAGCGTAAAAGTTGTACTCCACGACAGGCAATCCGGCTTTTCCCGCGGC
The sequence above is a segment of the Terriglobia bacterium genome. Coding sequences within it:
- a CDS encoding mandelate racemase/muconate lactonizing enzyme family protein; this encodes MSLLNRRSLFRSAGAALAGAFSLRGLSAAVQETATQYQRPKLKITDVKTANLPGFHVRIYTDQDLVGEGEGVDAVSGAAGIIAGFRRSLIGQSPLNIEAIWERIRTGGTFAGAQAGQFTAALTAVEIALWDLAGKSLGLPIYQLMGGKVRDRIRVYCDSGVNNRNDPQARMFIQQIIDNGFTMAKIDIDNAADPARFDRVNWTANNAEIDHMVDKVAFMRESLPKAIELAVDMHGRYDLGTAKRVARELEPFRLVWLEEPVPAENIDAMRDVRQSTHTPICCGENIYMRWGFREYLEKQAVDIIMPDVQKCGGLLEARKIADMAHTYYTPIAPHSQASPIGAMATAHVMACCPNFLVVEWHWGHPAERWNRWKEFVREGDIIQKGYITVPDRPGIGVTMNEEAVRKTLGPAGRWFDQK
- a CDS encoding starvation-sensing protein RspA translates to MPSPKIRDISVITTQPGGVRLIVVKVTTDQDGLYGYGCATFTQRADLVVPAVEKYLRPLLIGKPADRVEDTWQMCYNSSYWRNGPVLNNAISGVDQALWDIKGRQAGMPVYQLLGGKCREAAASYTSIGGNDVSQIIDGARKAMAQGYRYIRLQISVPGMSGYGAGSGPASAPKAQALHNDPVFEPGPYIRRALKMLEECRKQLGDDIELLHDIHERVSPRQAVQFAKDVEPVKLFFLEDALSPEDIAYFRQIRQQCNTPLAMGELFNSPHEWVPLISERMIDYIRIHISQAGGLTPCRKIAQLAELFGVKTAWHGPGDVSPIGHMCNLHLDLASPNFGVQEGGVIRGVEAEIFKGCETFKDGYLYANDSPGWGIEVDEKLAAKYPFRSDAARGGLNGGWGVIRRLDGTVIKQ
- a CDS encoding mandelate racemase/muconate lactonizing enzyme family protein → MGRREVLQTSAAAFTSASLADGEFDSVLQFTKTASKPSELRITDLRVAVVARAPMTCPIIRIDTNQGISGFGEVRDGASKTYALILKSRLLGENPCNIDKTFRKIKQFGFHARQGGGVSGVETALWDLAGKAYGVPVYQMLGGKFRNRIRCYADTDSSRDPKVFAQRLKARMNQGFTMLKMDLGINLLQGIAGAVTRPLGQTDAEVNLTEHMFTAIDITPKGIETLADYVAQVREVIGMEIPLAADHFGHIGVNACIKLGKALETYNMAWLEDMIPWQNTELWKKITDAIDVPTLTGEDIYLKEGFVELAKNHAVDMLQPDLMTAGGILETKKIGDACEELGVPMVLHMAGTPIACMAAVHCAAAMENFLVMENHSVDVPWWGDIVNGIEKPIVNKGYIAVPEGPGLGIASLNDEVIRQHLQEPGYFELTTEWDRERSNDSLWS
- a CDS encoding DUF362 domain-containing protein: MYQLQTRREWLIRTSSAVAGAYLAGVPSIWTVTAPTAPVAVAKCMTYDSAELLVVMAKMFDRIGGLGRVAKGKTVAVKVNLTGGPDNRLNGQPLEDTHYTHPQVIAAAVHLIGQAGARRIRILESPMSTAGPVEEYVSRGGWNPRDILGAAANVEFENTNFLGNGKKYSRLKVPFGGYLFPAYDLNHSYEDCDAYVSVAKMKEHATAGVTLSMKNNFGITPASIYGSGGGKEEPDENPRSSRQLIHTGAQQPAKPAPAEKDPKSPRDGGYRVPRAVVDLVAARPIDLAIVEGIRTITGGEGPWVRGALTIVNPDVIVAGKNPVTTDAVCMAIMNFDPMADRGTPPFETCDSTLRLAEEMGLGTRDLKRIEVVGTPVKQVMFDFATIRRQRRAGKK
- a CDS encoding mannonate dehydratase, which encodes MKAIGVTALSGQAASAAAVRAFQQKQAVGPVHAPKICMGISSRSNEADMRRLKQLGVDYVLMGGPAIPWQESTIRSTMDRLKQGGLTVCNMMISGFPSTIYGRPGRDSEIAKVKESIAAAGKAGLPVVEYNFYAHRAMEGYFEVTGRAGAGYTGFDYDKMKDLPPLPEEGARKLEEMWENITYFLKAVIPVAEKSGVRLALHPNDPPAPLSRGSEQIMGTIEGWKRLIETVKSPANGITFDCGVTREIGGDAVSVCRYFATRDRINHMHFRNVRVHVPREKYEEVFIDEGEVDMFAVMKEVVRNRYGLAIYPEHPRALDYDREVAKPSGGLRGYPGGGGYAGDVFNVAYTRAMLQAAIVSVR